A region from the Eretmochelys imbricata isolate rEreImb1 chromosome 16, rEreImb1.hap1, whole genome shotgun sequence genome encodes:
- the KYAT1 gene encoding kynurenine--oxoglutarate transaminase 1 isoform X4 gives MPAAALLPEVAALLPEVAALHWCCTQVYLSRTGVSGCSGMLRRSGLSLGQYFLRRKNCARFSWYLNKTKMSRPVQARRLEGVDKNIWVEFVKLAATYPNVNLGQGFPDFSPPDFVKEAFVKAVGGENIMLHQYTRAFGHPALVTNLARFFGKLLGQELDPMTNVLVTVGAYEALFCCFQALVDEGDEVIIIEPFFDCYEPMVKMAGGTPVFVQLRSKAAEAGKLMSSGDWQLDPAELASRFTKQTKAIVLNSPNNPLGKVFTREEMELIADLCVKHDVLCFSDEVYEWMVYDGKEHIRIASLPGMWDRTITIGSAGKTFSTTGWKVGWTLGPDRLLKHLRTVHQNSVYHCPTAAQPLLSLGSSGSGIPKRV, from the exons ATGCCAGCTGCTGCCCTTCTTCCAGAAGTGGCTGCCCTTCTTCCAGAAGTGGCTGCCCTTCATTGGTGCTGTACACAG GTTTATCTCTCTAGGACTGGAGTCAGTGGCTGCAGTGGCATGCTCAGGAGATCTGGACTGTCTCTGGGTCAGTACTTTCTGAGAAGGAAGAACTGTGCTAGATTTAGCTGGTACCTCAACAAG ACAAAAATGTCAAGGCCGGTTCAAGCTCGAAGATTGGAAGGAGTGGACAAGAACATCTG GGTGGAATTTGTGAAACTGGCTGCCACTTACCCAAATGTGAACCTTGGCCAGGGCTTCCCTGACTTTTCCCCGCCAGACTTTGTGAAGGAGGCGTTTGTGAAGGCCGTCGGTGGGGAGAACATCATGCTGCACCAGTACACCCGGGCCTTT GGACACCCAGCGCTGGTGACGAACCTGGCCCGCTTCTTTGGAAAGCTGCTAGGGCAAGAACTTGACCCTATGACCAATGTGCTGGTGACGGTCGGGGCATACGAAGCCCTTTTCTGCTGTTTCCAGGCTCTGGTTGATGAAGGCGATGAG GTGATTATCATTGAGCCATTCTTTGACTGCTACGAGCCAATGGTGAAGATGGCTGGGGGCACTCCTGTGTTCGTACAACTGCGATCA AAAGCTGCAGAAGCCGGAAAACTGATGTCCAGCGGAGACTGGCAGCTGGATCCAGCAGAGCTGGCTTCCAGATTTACCAAACAAACCAAAGCCATCGTTTTGAACTCACCCAACAACCCCCTGGGGAAG GTGTTCACCAGGGAGGAGATGGAGCTCATCGCAGACCTGTGCGTGAAACACGATGTCCTGTGCTTCAGTGATGAAGTGTACGAATGGATGGTCTATGATGGGAAGGAGCACATCCGGATTG CCAGCTTGCCGGGCATGTGGGATCGCACGATAACCATTGGGAGTGCTGGCAAAACCTTCAGCACCACAGGATGGAAG GTTGGCTGGACTTTGGGGCCCGATCGCCTTCTGAAACACCTCAGAACTGTCCACCAGAACTCTGTGTATCACTGTCCGACAGCGGCTCAG cccctgctctctcTAGGAAGCAGTGGCTCAGGCATTCCAAAGAGAGTTTGA